The sequence ATTTATGGGGAGTTATTTACGGGGAGGGGATGTTTTATTTACAGGGGAGGGGTGTGTtatttacagggaggggtgtggtaTTTACAGTGGAGAAAGTGTGTTATTTATGGGGAGGGGCTGTTTTATTTACAGGAAGGTGCGTTTACTGGGGTGCTGTGATTTACGGGGTGTGTTATTTAGAGGTGGGGTGTGTTATTTAGAGGTGGGGTGTGTTAtttacagggagggtgtggtactTACAGGGAGGGTGTGTTATTTACAATGGAGAGGATGTGGTATTTACAATGGAGAGGGTGTGGTATTTCCAGGGAGGGTGTTATTTACGGGGAGGGGTGTTATTTACAGGTCGGGTGTGGTATTTACGGGGAGGGGTGTGGTATTTACAATGGAGAGGGTGTGGTAtttatagggagggtgtggtatttACGGGGAGGGGTGTGTTAtttacagggagggtgtggtatttACAGGGGAGGATTGAATTGCGGGAATGAGTGCATTATTTGCAAGGGTTATTGGCAATGGGTTGCGTGAGAATAATTCCAGCCTGCACCTTTAGGACTGGATACGGGACTCGAGGCCTGTCAGACAGAATCAGCCCAAACTTACACTGAACCGTGGGAAGCTCACGGAAGCAGGAGGATGGAGAGAgcccacagcctgaataaatcaGACTGCATGGCACGCAAATtccagcgggggggggagggggcagaacaGAGAGCGTAAAGTGTTGAGAATGATCCCGGGGGGATGTAACAGCCTTTGGTCGATATCATGTCTTTCTCACactaaagccccccccccccccctcgcccccgattGACAGGTGCCTGGGAATCCGGAGTCAGAGATTGTGGTGATTTTGTGCGGAGAGTGGAAAGGGTTAAAAGATAACCGAGGAAGAGAGTTCCTTTGGAGCAGGAGTCAGCAGATTGCTTCGAAATGTGACTTACATCTCGGGCAGACAGCGCCTGGATAGCAAGCACGCTTGTTGTGTGCGAGTTACAGAGTCTGGCATCTTGCAGTAACAGTGTCAGGATTTGATAGATTAAGGACATGAACAATTACATTTAGAGGCAAGTTACCGCCGGGAATTAAGCGGCTGTGAATAATTGTTTCGTGTATGGAAATTTCCTGTGATTTTGGGACAGTTTTTGGATGACTGGGATAGAGTAGTTTGGGAGGGATGCCTTTAAATCAGCAGTGACCGCACCACGAGCTCGCCCGGGCCCTGGGAGTGATGGATGCAGATGTCAGAGCCTTACTAACAGATAAATGGCCTGAGTCCAGCCCGGCCCGGCTCGCTGCTGGTAGCAGGCGCCATTGTACAgtttatgtctctctctgtcctccccgATTAACTGGTAGTCGGCGCGCCCCTAAACCTGGGATCCGAATCAGAAACTGCTGGCGACATAAAATCATCAGTCAGGCTTCCGCCCAACTCCGAGAAAGGTGTTTCCAATGAAATTGTAATTGTGGAAATAACTGAAGGAGAGAAACTTTGGATATTTCGCAGTTCAGAAAGTAGCAGGTGGATAAAAGCAGGAAGGACAAAAGGGCCGGTCAGTCTGACCATCTCACCTCCCCCCGCCGGGGGTGGATCTCTCTGTACCCGTCCAAGGACACCTGACCCATGATGACCGACATTATTTCGCTCTGTCTCACAGTCGAGGTTTAACTCCTGGGCGCGGGATAGAGAGAGGATCTCAGCTCTGTCCTCGTCCCACCCTTCCTCCTGTTATTGGAGCCAGGCTGAAGGAGAAGCGGCAGAGGGAGAATGGACAGGGAGAGCCGAGAGGTTTAAAAGGGAGAatcctggaggggaggggggagcagccgAAGACTCCTGCTGTTAAAATGAGAACGATTTGaggaactggggggggggggggagggttaatGGGATTAGTCACCAAACGCCGAGCCTTCCCAGGGGGGTTGCTCGCTGAATATTCCAGAGAGTAAGAGCGCAGTAGGAATATCTCCACTCATAAACTGGATCAGTAAAGCATTGTAGGATAAAGTGCATCCCTGGGTTGAAGTTTATCCGGGGGAGTATTGGAGAGTGCTGGATTATATTTTAATGAAAAAAGGAATTGTTTTGTTGGATGTGGCGGTGgagtgggagatatctgcatgtTGAGTGTTGGTGTAACCTCTCTCTGTAAATTGGTGCATCTATAACCTCTGTAGTTGCAACCCTTTAAATAGTCGCAAGAAGCAAAGGCCGGGAAATTCTTCCATCCCCAGAGCAGCAGCTGACCCGCACCCTGGAGCTCTGTCGGGTTGGTTGGTGATCTTTAAAGTGTTTCTGCTCCTGATGTGCCTCCTGCTTTCACTCACAATTCCTGTGTCTGACTGTGCTCTCGCCTCGCCTCCAGTTGCAGGGTTATTGCAGTTAAGCATCGCTGGGATGTACACGGCAAACGGGTTCCAATGGCGTCTGCGGAATGCTATCACCCTCTGGAACTGAGGAGCACCGAAGCCGGGGACACAAGTGATGACCCAGAGGCTGGGCTGAGAGCGAAGGGCGGCGCCGCGCCCTGGAGCCGCAAGGTTTCAGCACCGAGGACAGCTCCGGTGCTCAGCGGGCAGCCCGAGCAGGAGACCTCCTTCACTTCCCGGGAACAGCCGCCGGCCGCCGGCGGCAGAGGACATGCTTCTccgggcggggtgggggcggcATCCAGCCGGGAGAGAGGCCAGGAGAACTCGCCCCGCTCCGAGGAGGAGCCCGAAGCGGACGCGGGCATCCACTCGGCTGACTATGGGTTCACGGTGGCGCTGGTGTTTCTGGTGGCAGGAATCACCCTGGTGGTCATCGCTTATGCCATTCCCAGGGAATCTAAGGTGGACCCGGACACGGTGACAGCCCGGGAGATGGAGAGGCTGGAATTACACTATGCCTTACTGGGTTcacatctggacaaatgcatcaTTGCCGGCCTGGGGCTGCTGACACTGGGAGGGATGCTGTTGTCCGTGCTCCTCATGCTCTCCATCTGCAAAGGTGAGCTGTACGGCAGGAGGAACCTCATGGTCACTGGCAGAGCCAGAAAAACCTACGGCTCCATCAACCTGAGAATGAGGCCAGCGGACGGCGAGGGTCACCAGTCTCTGGTGGAAGCTGAGGTCATCCAGCTGtgcgagaatcccagccacagctgCTCCTGAAGCCCAACTGCTCCTCTCCCCAACTCTGCTCAATTCCTCCCAATGTCGTTTCAGTGAGAGCGACCCGAGACACCCCCTCATTTAGAGAGCATTTAAGCGCATGTGTTTGTTCGCGGATATTAGATAGAGGGCATCCTAACATACTCCACACTGAACCAATGAACCGAATGTCAAACCGTGGCTTCCACCCAAGAATTAAAACCAGCCCCAGTCTAATGGTGTCAGCTCATGGGCCAGGGAGAAACTGATGTTAAGTTTGTGTTGAAATACTTTAAAAcatatatttaagaagggttgggtGTGTGCTGGGAGGGTGGCTTCACGTCCCTCTGGGACTGCCTCAAACAGAGTGGATCTGGTGACTAAAAACGTGCGACATGTTGTGGATCCTGGACAGACTGCATGGCAGACAGATGGAATCTCAAACGGACCCAATCCACAGGTTGGATGGACATCAAATAGATTATTCTCGAACTCATACAGACAGATTGTATCCCACACAATCCCACAAAGACTGCAATCCAGGTAAATGGGATCCCACAGAAAAGGCATTTCAGACAGACTGGATCTCCCACAGACCGGATCCCCACTAGACTGGGCACCACATTCACTGAGTCGTGCATGCATGGGGCCTCAGCAAAACATCACTGACACTCTGAGAGTGTGCTCCAGTGTATGATGTTACAATGCAGTACAAATCCCTGATATGGTGCAAGTATTCTGAGGCTGAATAATTGACATGATAAACTTTGGTAAGTGTAGATTGGCAGTCATGGGGTTATGCAGATTTTTTTGATGTGTAATGGATCAACAATTTATAGTATTCAAAATAATCGTTACACTGTTTGGGAAAAACCTTTCAGATaacacaatgtgggaaagtgcaaaCCCTAATGTAGCATCAGAGGCGAATTCTCCTATCGTTTTGTAGAAGAATCATGGAAAGTTCAGTAAACTGATGTGAACTAAGGCTTCTGTGCTGAAATTGCAGCAAATAGGTGGGATAACTTTACAGATATGCATCCCACTGTGGTCTGAGCTTGAATTCCCAGGCTCAGTGCTGAGTTGATTGATTTCATTTAGAGTGGCAGTAGTTCACAGGACCACACAATGATTTTGAAAATAGTTCttgtggcaaggccagcatttagtgttcattcctagttgcccctgagaaggttggTGTTGGGTCTTTTTTTACCTGTCTGTGGTGGAAACGTTCCCACAATGCTGCGAGGTCAGGAGTTCTAGAATTTTGACAATGTGGCAATAAAGGATCAATGAACCCTTTGGCACATCCAAGCTTACTGtctggagaaatcccaacagtCCAGAATCTAACAATTCCTGAAATAATTTCGGGTTGTGATCTTACTTGGAATCCATACCATCTGTTGGGGTGTAAAGTTAAATTTCCTTACATAAAGTTGCCTGTCAGTTGTTT comes from Mustelus asterias chromosome 20, sMusAst1.hap1.1, whole genome shotgun sequence and encodes:
- the tmem74b gene encoding transmembrane protein 74B, whose product is MASAECYHPLELRSTEAGDTSDDPEAGLRAKGGAAPWSRKVSAPRTAPVLSGQPEQETSFTSREQPPAAGGRGHASPGGVGAASSRERGQENSPRSEEEPEADAGIHSADYGFTVALVFLVAGITLVVIAYAIPRESKVDPDTVTAREMERLELHYALLGSHLDKCIIAGLGLLTLGGMLLSVLLMLSICKGELYGRRNLMVTGRARKTYGSINLRMRPADGEGHQSLVEAEVIQLCENPSHSCS